In one Nicotiana sylvestris chromosome 8, ASM39365v2, whole genome shotgun sequence genomic region, the following are encoded:
- the LOC104213074 gene encoding uncharacterized protein: MKNLSINVPLVEALEQISGYAKFMKDLVTKKRSINCETIKMTHQVSAIVHSMAPKLEDPGAFTIPYTIGNVDFAKALCDLGTSINLMPYSVFKTFGIGQPRPTSMILQMADRTMKRPLGIIDDVLVRVDKFILPADFMILDCEVDYEVSIILGRPFLATGKALVDVEAG, translated from the coding sequence atgaaaaatttgtccataaatgtgcctttggttgaAGCTCTAGAACAAATATCGGGATATGCcaagttcatgaaggacttggtaacaaagaagagatcAATAAACTGTGAAACAATCAAAATGACCCACCAAGTGAGTGctattgtgcattctatggctccaaaGTTAGAAGACCCCGGTGCTTTTACAATTCCATATACTATTGGTAATGTCGATTTTGCCAAAGCTTTGTGTGACTTGGGGACAAGCATTAACTTGATGCCATATTCTGTGTTCAAGACATTcgggattgggcaaccaaggccCACATCCATGatattgcaaatggcggataggaCAATGAAGAGGCCATTGGGGATAATTGATGATGTGCTAGTTCGGGTCGACAAGTTCATACTTCCTGCAGATTTTATGATACTTGACTGTGAGGTTGACTACGAGGTGTcgatcatattggggagaccatTCCTAGCTACAGGGAAGGCTTTAGTTGATGTAGAAGCAGGGtag